One region of Haladaptatus cibarius D43 genomic DNA includes:
- a CDS encoding sulfatase, which yields MTNDDATAKNVVFVVMDTVRKDHLSVYGYDKPTTPGLERFAEDATVFEQAVAPAPWTLPVHASLFTGMYPSEHGASQENPYLEGATTLAETLSAAGYDTSCYSSNAWITPYTHLTDGFDDQDNFFEVMPGDFLSGPMAKAWKMMNDNEKLRTVADKLVSLGNVAHEYLASGEGADSKTPQVIDQTIEFIDNSDGPYFSFINLMDAHLPYHPPKEYRQQFAPNVDSTKVCQNSKEFNCGARDISDKEWDAIRGLYDAEIRHIDDQLQRLFAWMQANDEWDDTMVVICADHGELHDEHDLYGHEFCIYDPLINVPLMVKHPELDADVSDEQVELIDLYHTVLDHAGVSASRSTRPLDEARSLLNQDYRSFAEDVPGDGDCAFVEYYRPVVELKQLEEKAKRANIQLDKDSRFYSRMRSARRPDAKYIRNERIPDEFYHLDDDPDELHDARGEGSEEEAELESALSEFEESVGGEWKDVSDDDVLGDMSDDAKGRLQDLGYID from the coding sequence ATGACGAACGACGACGCCACGGCGAAGAACGTGGTATTCGTTGTGATGGATACGGTGCGTAAAGACCACCTCTCCGTCTACGGATACGACAAACCGACGACGCCGGGCCTCGAACGGTTTGCGGAGGATGCAACTGTTTTCGAGCAAGCAGTTGCTCCCGCCCCTTGGACTCTGCCGGTTCACGCCTCGCTGTTCACTGGGATGTACCCCAGCGAACACGGCGCGAGTCAGGAAAACCCATATCTCGAGGGTGCGACGACGCTCGCAGAAACGCTTTCTGCCGCCGGATACGACACCTCCTGTTACTCTTCGAATGCGTGGATAACGCCGTACACCCATCTCACGGACGGCTTCGACGACCAAGACAACTTCTTCGAAGTGATGCCCGGTGACTTCCTCTCCGGGCCGATGGCGAAGGCGTGGAAGATGATGAACGACAACGAGAAACTCCGCACCGTCGCGGACAAACTCGTCAGTCTCGGCAACGTTGCCCACGAATATCTCGCCAGCGGCGAGGGTGCGGATTCGAAGACGCCGCAGGTCATTGACCAGACCATCGAGTTCATCGACAACTCCGACGGGCCGTACTTCTCGTTCATCAACCTGATGGACGCCCACCTGCCGTATCATCCGCCGAAGGAGTATCGACAGCAGTTCGCGCCGAACGTCGATTCGACCAAAGTGTGCCAGAACTCGAAGGAGTTCAACTGCGGTGCGCGCGACATCAGCGACAAAGAGTGGGACGCGATTCGCGGTCTCTACGATGCCGAAATTCGTCACATCGACGACCAACTTCAGCGACTGTTCGCGTGGATGCAGGCGAACGACGAGTGGGACGACACGATGGTCGTCATCTGTGCAGACCACGGCGAACTCCACGACGAACACGACCTGTACGGCCACGAATTCTGTATCTACGACCCGCTCATCAACGTTCCACTGATGGTCAAACATCCGGAACTAGACGCCGACGTGAGCGACGAACAGGTCGAACTCATCGACCTGTACCACACCGTTCTCGACCACGCTGGCGTCTCCGCGTCGCGTTCGACTCGCCCGCTGGATGAAGCGCGGTCGCTTCTCAACCAAGATTATCGTTCCTTTGCAGAGGATGTGCCGGGCGACGGCGACTGTGCCTTCGTGGAGTACTACCGCCCTGTCGTTGAACTGAAACAACTCGAAGAGAAAGCGAAGCGCGCGAACATTCAGTTAGACAAGGATTCACGGTTCTACTCCCGGATGCGTTCGGCTCGCCGTCCGGATGCTAAATACATCCGCAACGAACGCATCCCGGACGAGTTTTACCACTTGGACGACGACCCCGACGAACTTCACGACGCCCGTGGCGAAGGAAGCGAGGAAGAAGCCGAACTCGAATCGGCACTTTCGGAGTTCGAAGAATCCGTCGGCGGCGAGTGGAAGGACGTCTCCGACGACGACGTGTTGGGTGATATGAGCGACGACGCAAAGGGTCGATTGCAAGACCTCGGTTACATCGACTAA
- a CDS encoding iron-sulfur cluster biogenesis protein NfuA has protein sequence MSTETQGDGDDLEERVSNFLRRNFPQIQMHGGSAAIQHLDRETGEVTIMLGGACSGCGISPMTIQAIKSRMVKEIPEIEKVNADTGMGGGGGGMSPSFPGETSDDGDDDDEGPQAPF, from the coding sequence ATGAGCACCGAAACTCAGGGAGACGGCGACGACCTCGAAGAACGGGTCAGCAACTTCCTGCGACGTAACTTCCCGCAGATTCAGATGCACGGTGGCAGTGCCGCAATCCAGCACTTAGACCGTGAAACCGGTGAAGTAACCATCATGCTCGGTGGCGCGTGCAGCGGTTGTGGCATCTCCCCGATGACGATTCAGGCTATCAAGAGCCGAATGGTCAAAGAGATCCCGGAAATCGAGAAAGTCAACGCCGACACCGGAATGGGTGGCGGCGGTGGCGGAATGAGTCCATCCTTCCCCGGCGAAACTAGCGACGACGGCGACGACGACGACGAAGGGCCGCAGGCTCCCTTCTAA
- a CDS encoding DUF5783 family protein, with product MTEFDPEKFEDKYVHYFNELQRAYKNAFNYMNDRYDSQVIHAIDQQVLNESEPFYEGDGEFRVELPDDPVDRVQGVLVDDEKLEELLNAYVERIESELTRVFGLQSSN from the coding sequence ATGACCGAGTTCGACCCCGAGAAGTTCGAGGACAAGTACGTTCATTACTTCAACGAACTCCAACGAGCGTACAAAAACGCCTTCAACTACATGAACGACAGATACGACTCACAAGTCATTCACGCCATCGACCAACAGGTGTTGAACGAGAGCGAACCGTTCTACGAGGGAGACGGCGAGTTCCGCGTCGAACTACCCGACGACCCGGTTGACCGGGTACAAGGAGTACTCGTGGACGACGAGAAGTTAGAAGAACTCCTCAATGCCTACGTTGAGCGAATCGAGTCGGAACTGACGCGTGTGTTCGGACTCCAATCGAGTAACTAA
- a CDS encoding YeiH family protein, which translates to MKSRKNHLLGVLLLFAIGLLGRAISLALPSLDYLIATILVGVLVGNTVGKPAWAKAGVETHKLWLEAGIVLLGASVAFDRIADAGTTLLLLILGTVAVVIISVELLSRHCFGITEKTGSLLAAGSSICGVSAVVAVAGSIDADESQIAYAAGTVLLFDTVTLIVYPMFGHAFSLPDKVFGIWAGLTMFSTGPATAVGFSVSDTAGEWAVLVKLARNALIGLAAAGYALYYLRTTNDSESTHKTGHLWRTFPKFVFGFLFLMVLATVGVIDANHVTSLEHASNWLFMLAFAGLGLELQLDELRETGFEPIAVVLVSFVVVSGSVLAVLHVVL; encoded by the coding sequence ATGAAAAGCAGAAAAAATCACCTTCTCGGCGTCCTCCTTCTCTTTGCAATCGGCCTGCTCGGACGAGCGATTTCGCTCGCCCTCCCGTCTCTCGATTATCTCATTGCGACGATTTTGGTCGGCGTCCTCGTCGGAAACACGGTCGGAAAACCGGCGTGGGCGAAAGCAGGCGTCGAGACGCACAAACTCTGGCTGGAGGCGGGAATCGTCCTCCTCGGTGCAAGCGTTGCCTTCGACCGCATTGCCGACGCCGGGACAACCCTCCTCCTACTCATTCTCGGAACGGTCGCAGTCGTCATTATCTCCGTCGAACTGCTCTCGCGCCACTGTTTCGGAATCACCGAAAAAACCGGGTCACTGCTCGCCGCCGGGTCGAGCATCTGTGGCGTGTCGGCCGTCGTCGCGGTTGCTGGTAGTATCGACGCCGACGAGAGCCAAATCGCCTACGCCGCCGGAACCGTCCTTCTGTTCGACACCGTGACGCTCATCGTCTATCCCATGTTCGGGCACGCGTTTTCCCTCCCCGACAAAGTCTTCGGCATCTGGGCAGGATTGACGATGTTCAGCACTGGCCCGGCCACTGCGGTCGGATTTTCGGTTTCGGACACGGCAGGGGAGTGGGCAGTGCTGGTTAAACTGGCCCGAAATGCGCTCATCGGCCTCGCCGCCGCCGGATACGCGCTGTACTATCTCCGAACTACGAACGATAGCGAAAGCACACACAAAACTGGCCATCTCTGGCGAACCTTTCCGAAGTTCGTTTTCGGCTTTCTGTTCCTGATGGTTCTAGCCACCGTCGGCGTCATTGATGCGAACCACGTTACGTCGCTGGAACACGCTTCGAACTGGCTGTTTATGCTCGCCTTTGCCGGGTTGGGTCTGGAGCTCCAACTCGACGAACTGCGCGAAACAGGCTTCGAACCGATTGCGGTGGTACTGGTGAGTTTCGTCGTCGTGAGTGGAAGTGTACTTGCAGTGCTCCACGTCGTTCTGTGA
- a CDS encoding single-stranded-DNA-specific exonuclease RecJ gives MSVPVPELSERATACADRLRDADEVLLASHIDADGLTSAAIASSALSRAGIPFETVFSKQLDAEEIASIAATEYETVLFTDFGSGQLDIIAEHESAGDFTPVIADHHQPADADTEFHLNPLLFGLDGSSELSGAGASYVLARALESESADAGNLDNRDLAALAVVGAVGDMQISDGELVGANMGIVEEGIEVGVVETGTDLALYGKQTRPLPKLLEYATDVYIPGISNNKNGVLRFLDGVGIDLMEDGDWRRWVDLTDEERQTVASALVKRAMRKGVPAKKIEGLVGTSYTLVSEPKGTELRDVSEFSTLLNATARYERADVGLAVCLGDRGDALERARTLLTNHRRNLSEAISWVQTTGVTTEENVQWFHAEDRVRETIVGIVAGMAVGAKGIDRGTPIFAFAEKNEAEVKVSGRGTPGLTRKGLDLSVVMKESSRAVGGDGGGHDVAAGATVPKGKESAFIERADEIVGEQLG, from the coding sequence ATGAGTGTCCCGGTTCCGGAACTAAGCGAGCGTGCGACGGCCTGTGCGGATAGATTACGCGACGCGGACGAAGTTCTCCTCGCTTCGCACATCGACGCAGACGGGCTGACGAGCGCCGCGATTGCGTCGTCCGCGCTCTCCCGCGCCGGGATTCCGTTCGAAACGGTGTTCAGCAAGCAACTCGACGCGGAGGAAATCGCGTCAATCGCAGCCACGGAGTACGAAACGGTGCTGTTCACCGACTTCGGAAGCGGCCAACTCGACATCATCGCGGAACACGAATCCGCTGGCGACTTTACGCCCGTCATCGCCGACCATCACCAGCCAGCCGACGCGGACACCGAATTTCATCTCAATCCTCTACTGTTCGGTCTCGACGGCTCGTCGGAACTCTCCGGTGCTGGGGCGAGTTACGTCCTCGCGCGGGCACTCGAATCCGAAAGCGCCGATGCTGGAAATCTCGACAACCGCGACCTCGCTGCGCTCGCAGTCGTCGGTGCAGTCGGCGACATGCAAATCTCGGACGGCGAACTCGTGGGAGCAAACATGGGAATCGTCGAGGAAGGAATCGAGGTCGGTGTCGTCGAAACCGGAACTGACCTCGCGCTGTACGGGAAACAGACCAGACCGCTCCCGAAACTGCTCGAATACGCGACTGACGTTTACATTCCCGGTATTTCGAACAACAAAAACGGCGTTCTTCGATTCCTCGACGGCGTCGGCATCGACCTGATGGAAGACGGCGACTGGCGGCGTTGGGTGGATTTGACTGACGAGGAACGCCAAACCGTCGCCAGCGCATTGGTCAAGCGCGCGATGCGGAAGGGCGTCCCAGCCAAGAAAATCGAGGGATTGGTCGGCACGTCCTACACGCTCGTTTCGGAACCCAAGGGAACCGAACTCCGCGACGTGAGCGAATTTTCGACCCTGCTCAACGCAACAGCGCGGTACGAACGGGCGGATGTCGGACTCGCCGTCTGTCTCGGCGACCGCGGCGATGCGCTGGAGCGCGCGCGAACACTGCTGACGAACCACCGACGCAATCTTTCGGAAGCCATCAGTTGGGTGCAGACCACGGGTGTCACGACGGAGGAAAACGTGCAGTGGTTCCACGCCGAAGACCGCGTCCGCGAAACCATCGTCGGTATCGTCGCAGGAATGGCGGTCGGCGCGAAGGGAATCGACCGCGGAACGCCAATCTTTGCCTTCGCCGAGAAAAACGAAGCGGAGGTGAAAGTCTCTGGACGAGGGACACCCGGACTCACGCGCAAGGGACTTGACCTTTCGGTCGTGATGAAAGAGTCGTCCCGCGCAGTCGGCGGCGACGGCGGCGGGCACGACGTTGCTGCCGGGGCGACGGTGCCGAAAGGAAAGGAATCCGCGTTTATCGAGCGCGCCGACGAAATCGTCGGCGAGCAGTTGGGATAA
- a CDS encoding uroporphyrinogen-III synthase, whose product MKIAVFRPDDERLEDAVSLLESLDADPVPDPMLAVHPAGKKPQLADFVVLTSKTGVELAYEAGWNPGDATVCAIGEGTAASLREHDYEVDVVPDKFSSRGLVAVLADRVDGKRVEVARSNHGSDVLLDGLEDAGAEVHETVLYELVRPKGSGESTELAAEGDLDAALFTSSLTVEHFLEAAEERGIRDETLNNLEDVTVGAIGGPTHDTARDHGIRVDVVPQTASFDRLAREAVEQITETTDRAEI is encoded by the coding sequence ATGAAAATCGCCGTTTTTCGCCCGGACGACGAGCGACTGGAGGATGCAGTCTCCCTCCTCGAATCACTCGACGCAGACCCGGTTCCCGACCCGATGCTCGCGGTTCATCCGGCAGGAAAGAAGCCCCAACTCGCGGATTTCGTCGTTCTGACGAGCAAGACGGGCGTCGAACTGGCATACGAAGCTGGCTGGAATCCCGGCGACGCCACAGTCTGCGCCATTGGTGAGGGAACCGCCGCGAGCCTTCGGGAGCACGACTACGAGGTCGATGTCGTCCCTGACAAATTCTCCTCGCGCGGCCTCGTCGCGGTGCTCGCAGACCGTGTGGACGGAAAACGCGTCGAAGTCGCCCGAAGCAACCACGGAAGCGACGTGTTGCTCGACGGCCTCGAAGACGCTGGCGCAGAGGTGCACGAAACTGTGCTTTACGAACTCGTTCGGCCGAAAGGGTCGGGAGAGTCCACGGAACTCGCCGCAGAGGGCGACCTCGACGCCGCTTTGTTCACCTCGTCGCTTACGGTCGAACATTTCTTGGAGGCCGCAGAAGAGCGCGGAATTCGAGACGAGACGCTGAACAACCTCGAAGACGTGACCGTTGGCGCGATTGGCGGGCCAACTCACGATACCGCCCGCGACCACGGGATTCGTGTCGATGTCGTCCCGCAGACGGCCTCGTTCGACCGACTGGCACGCGAAGCGGTCGAACAAATCACCGAGACGACCGACAGGGCGGAGATTTAA
- the hemC gene encoding hydroxymethylbilane synthase, giving the protein MSNRGKEITLATRGSDLAIRQSGEVTAALEDRRFSVELVEVKTTGDKLDDALITELGKTGAFVRDLDQRVLDEDVDGAIHSMKDMPTEHPSELIVAGVPERASANDVLVTPDGKPIDALREGAVVGTSSLRRKAQLLNHRPDLTVEPLRGNVDTRIEKLLAPVLQAEHEERTEEEKERKAHSGKKDSYEFPYDKRVEEWFDDLSEIKRRALEREVETEYDAIVLAEAGLQRSGLAHHVEYDRLPQSQFVPAPGQGALAVTTLDNELSQDINTVLDHPRTRVETTVERTILRELNGGCIAPIGVHAIIQGENVHVEVQVFSQDGSETVSMKRDVPIQTHVTGAKKVAAELADKGARELIAEARKETGADAE; this is encoded by the coding sequence ATGAGCAATCGCGGAAAGGAGATTACATTGGCGACACGAGGATCTGACCTCGCTATTCGACAATCAGGGGAGGTAACGGCGGCGCTGGAAGACCGCCGGTTTTCGGTTGAACTGGTCGAAGTGAAAACGACGGGCGACAAACTGGACGACGCGCTCATCACAGAACTCGGGAAGACGGGTGCGTTCGTTCGGGATTTAGACCAGCGAGTGCTGGACGAAGACGTGGATGGGGCGATTCACTCGATGAAGGACATGCCGACAGAGCATCCGAGCGAACTCATCGTCGCGGGCGTCCCCGAGCGCGCGAGCGCGAACGACGTGTTGGTCACGCCGGATGGAAAGCCCATCGACGCGCTCCGCGAGGGTGCGGTGGTCGGTACGTCCAGCCTTCGCCGGAAAGCACAACTGCTGAACCACCGACCTGACCTCACAGTCGAACCGCTCCGCGGAAACGTCGATACGCGAATCGAGAAACTGCTCGCGCCGGTACTACAGGCCGAACACGAGGAGCGAACCGAGGAAGAAAAGGAGCGAAAGGCCCATTCTGGAAAGAAAGACAGCTACGAGTTCCCCTACGACAAGCGCGTCGAGGAGTGGTTCGACGACCTTTCTGAAATCAAACGGCGGGCACTTGAACGTGAGGTCGAGACGGAGTACGACGCAATCGTCCTCGCCGAGGCAGGACTCCAGCGAAGTGGACTCGCTCACCACGTCGAATACGACCGACTGCCACAGAGCCAGTTCGTTCCCGCGCCCGGACAGGGTGCGCTGGCGGTCACGACGCTCGACAACGAGCTTTCGCAGGACATCAACACGGTACTCGACCACCCACGGACACGGGTCGAAACGACCGTCGAACGGACGATTCTCCGCGAACTGAACGGCGGTTGTATCGCCCCGATTGGCGTCCACGCCATCATTCAGGGCGAGAACGTCCACGTCGAAGTCCAAGTGTTCAGTCAGGACGGGTCGGAAACCGTTTCGATGAAGCGCGACGTTCCGATTCAGACGCACGTTACCGGCGCGAAGAAAGTCGCGGCAGAACTGGCGGACAAAGGTGCTCGTGAACTCATCGCCGAGGCTCGAAAAGAGACGGGAGCTGATGCCGAATGA